The Flavobacterium johnsoniae UW101 genomic interval TACACCATAAAAGGTTTTGATAAAGCGCCAAGTGCTGTAAGCAAAGCGAAAGACAATATTAGAAATGCGAATCTTGAAGATTATATAACAATTCATGAAGATAACTTTTTTGATACTGAAAAAGAAGTAGAAGGAAAACTGCATATTGTTTTTAATCCGCCGTATGATGAGCGTCTGGATATTCACATGGAGCAGTTCTACAAAAATATCGGCGATACTTTAAAGAAAAATTATCCGGGAACAAATGCGTGGTTTATAACTGCAAACCTTGAAGCTTTAAAATTCGTTGGATTAAAACCGTCAAGAAAAATTAAACTTTTTAACGGAAGTCTTGAAGCACGTTTGGTAAAATACGAAATGTACGAAGGAAGTAAGAGAACGAAGTTTCAGGTTTCTGAATAGTTACAAAGTAACAAAGGTTCAAAGTAACAAAGGTTTTAAAACTTTGCCCGCTTTGAATCTCAAAAAAATGAAATAATAAGTCAAGTAAATAATATAAAGCTTCAAGTCGCAAAGAAAAAAACTTTGTCCCTTTGTCACTTTGCAGCTTTGAATCTCAAAAAAAAATGACAAAACTACAAGTAAGAGCATTTCTATATCAATTAGGATGTTTCGCAATTTTATTTATTTTAGGAAGATTTTTGGTGGCAATGTACACGGGTCTAACGGGACTTTGGATTCCTATGACTGCTTTTATCGCGGCTACTTTGATTTCGCCTAAATTTCAGGCTGTGAAAACAAAAGACGGCGAAAAGCTTTTTATGAAATGGATTTTTATAAAAGGAATTAGAGAGATTGGATAAAATTTTTAAATCAGCAATATGAAAAAAATTGGACTTATTGGCGGTATAAGCTGGGTTTCGACTACAGATTATTATAAACTTATAAATCTTGGAATAAACGAAAAACTAGGAGGTTTAAACTTTTCTGAATGTTTAGTTTACTCTTTCAATTATGCTGATATTAAAAAGAATAACGATAACAACGATTGGGATTCTACTTTTAAGATGCTTTTTAAAGGTTGTGAATTTTTAAAATCGGGCGGGGCAGAAGCTATTGTTTTATGCGCCAATACGATGCATTTAATTGCAGATAAACTTCAGGAAGCAATTGGTCTTCCGGTCATTCATATTGCTGCCGAAACAGCGATTGAAATTCAAAAACAGAATCTTAAAAAAGTAGGTTTATTGGGAACTAAGTTTACAATGGAGCTTGATTTTTTTAAAGATAAATTAAAACAAAAAGGAATTGAAGCTGTAATTCCAGCCAGTCAGGAAGATAAAGATTTTGTTCATTATACTATTTTTGAAGAACTGGGAAGAGGAATTGTGACAGATGAAACAAAGAAACGTTATCTTGAAATTGCAGACGAATTAATTAAAAATGGAGCAGAAGGTATTATTTTAGGATGTACAGAAATTCCGTTAGTAATAAAAGAAGGCGATTTATCTGTTCCTATTTTTGATACGACTTTAATACACGCAAAAGCGGCTGTTGAATTTCAGTTGTCTTAAATAAAAAAGCCCTGAATTTTTAAATTCAGGGCTTTTTTTATGAATTAAAACGTTACTTTTTTGGAGCTTGGTTTATGATTTCAGGTACAATTGTTTTTTTCTTGTAGATAGGAATGAAATACGAAACAGTGTAATTGAATCCTACTCCAAAACTTCCGTCATACGTTCTGTTGAATCCCGGAATGTAAAGATTATCAAATCCTGAAGGTTTGTTGTTCATTGCCAAAAGTTTAAGCTGTACACCAAATCCAACAAAGATATTATTGAAAACTTTGGCTTTTACTCCCAATGCAACTTCTAACCAGGCAGCAGATAATCCGTTGTATTTTTGATTTGCTGACATTGCGGGCTGTTCTCCCCAATATGGATTTGGATTGTATATTTTATAACTGTTTAAATCCTGGCTGAAAGAACTAAAACCTCCTCTTAAACCAATCGTTATAAGGTTTTCCATATCAAGCCAGTTGTCATATAAATTATAATCAAAACCTCCTTTTATGTACGTTCCTGTAGCTGTAGAATTTAATCTATCGTCATCTGTAGTTTTATCTTCAAAACCTAATTCGGCTGCGATGTAATACTTTTTAGTTAAACGCCAGTCTGCTGTAAACTCAATTCCTTTATAATTTTTATCATAAAAGCCTCTGGTTAGTTTATATAGATCGACACCAACTCTTAAACCATAACGATCAGTTTTTATAGAAATACTGTCTTTTTTAATTTCTTTGACTGAAGGTTTTGCCGCAACTTCAGTTTTCGGTTTTTGATCATCAAGATCTCTTACTGTTACGGTATCTTTTATTACCACCTGAGAATATCCCAAGAACATTGATAAAAGAAAACAAAGACTAAAAGTATACTTTAACGTGTGTTTCATTTTCAAGTTCGATATTAGAATTAACTACATTTATATTCAGCATCCAAAGTCCGTCACCAGCGGGATCTGTTCTTATCAATCCTGAATTGGCTGTATTATCACGAGGATTTAGTGTAAAAGTGGTTTTAAAACCGCAGGCTCTCGAAACATAAACACTTTGAGTTTCATAATTAAACGTCAAAACATCGATATTTGGAGTTGCGCTTGTTGCATTATAAATAAACTTGTATGTTGTTGTTTTTGCATCTGTTTTTAACGGAATAGAAATAGTATTTGCATTTGTTAAATACTTAGTTACCGAAGTTCCGGTTTCGTTAAAAATAATTGCATCAGTATCCTCTTTACCTTCGCCGACTACTTTTAAATTGGTAACCGTTTTAAGACTTGTTGGAGCTGCGTTATCATAAAATGTAATTACAAGTCTGGGAGTTGTAGGCGTATTTGCGTCGCAAATATCATCTTTCTCACAGCTGGACAAGCCAAAAGTAAAAAGTAATAAAAGAGAGATTATTTTTTTCATTTACAGTTTTATAATTATCGAAGTTCTAAAAGTACAACATTTTCAACATGATGCGTTTGAGGGAACATATCAACCGGACGTACACGTGTTACTTTGTATTTTTCGTCCATTAAAGCTAAATCACGTGCTTGTGTTGCAGAATTACAGCTTACATAAACTACTTTTTTAGGCGCAATTTTTAAAATCTGATCGATAACCGCAGCGTGCATTCCGTCTCTTGGAGGATCTGTAATAATAACATCTGGTTTTCCGTGCTGTGCAATAAAAGCTTCGTTGAATACGACTTTCATGTCTCCAACAAAAAACTCACAATTGGTAATATTATTGCGTTCTGCATTTGCTTTAGCGTCTAAAATTGCCTCAGGAACACTTTCTACACCAATTACTTTTTTTGCTTTTTTAGAAACGAACTGTGCAATAGTTCCTGTTCCTGTATACAAGTCATAAACAGTTTCTTCTCCTGTTAGTCCTGCATAATCACGTGTAATTTTGTATAATTCGTAAGCCTGATCAGAGTTGGTTTGGTAAAAAGATTTAGCATTAATGCTGAATTTTAAGCCTTCCATTTCTTCTAAGATATAATTTCTTCCTTTGTAAAGTTTTATATCCTGATCGTAAATAGTATCGTTTTGTTTGGCATTTACCACATATTGTAATGAAGTAATCTGCGGAAATTTCTCGTATAAATGATCTAAAACCAATTCGCGGTTTGCTTTATCATCTTCAAAAAACTGGATCAAAACCATGATTTCTCCGGTTGAAGCCGTACGTATCATTAAAGTTCTTAAAAGTCCGGAATGTTCTCTTGGATTAAAAAAAGCTAAATTATGCTCGTTGGCAAAAGCTCTAATTTCGTTTCTAATAGCATTTGACGGATCTTCCTGTAAATGACATTTTTCGATGTCCAGAATCTTATCCCACATTTTTGGAATATGAAATCCTAATGCATTTCTGTTTCCTAAATCTTCAGTGCTTCCTATTTCTTTTTCGGTTAACCAACGGCTGTTAGAAAACGAAAATTCCATTTTATTTCTGTAAAAAAACTGTTTTTCCGAACCCAAAATAGTTTCAAATTCCGGCAATTCAACTTTTCCAATACGCTGTAAATGATTTTTTACTTCGTTTTGTTTGTAATACAGCTGCTGGCTGTATTTCATATTCTGCCATTTGCATCCGCCGCAAACACCAAAATGTTCGCAGATAGGATCTACACGATGTTCTGATAATTCGTGAAATTTTACGGCTTTTCCTTCGTAATATGCTTTTCTTTTTTTGAATGTTTGTACATCAACAACATCTCCAGGAACGACATTTGGAATAAAGATAACTTTTCCGTCAGGAGCTTTTGCTACTGATACTCCCTTGGCTCCGGCATCAAGAACCTGAATTTGATGAAAGACAACTTTGTCTGTATTTTTTCTTCCCATAGCGCAAAAATAAGCCTTTGTAAACTTTTACAAATTTTATTTTCATAATATTTTATCAAATTATGTAATTTGCTAGTTTAATTAACTTTAAAAGTTAACTTTGTTTCTGCTATTGAGCCCCAAGCTGCAGTATATAACCTATAGTTTTGTTATGTTTTATGAAATTATATCATAACCTTTCGCAAATTAGCTTTTTGAAAAAAAGTTATGCGTTTAAATTTTTGTTTGTTGCTTTTATAGGAATACATATTCCGTTAATAGGAATCCTTTTTTTTGTCCTTTTTTTTGAGCACACTATTTCTCCTGCATCAATCTTGTTTTTTTCATTAATAATGACATTGCTGGCGACAGCAATAACTCTAATGGTTTTAAAACAGCTTATTAAACCCATTTCTATTGCATCAAAATCTTTAGACGATTACAGAAACAGCCGTAAATTGTCTATACTTCCAACCGAATATACCGATGAAGCAGGTTTGCTGATGTGCAACATTCAGGAATCGATTTATGAGTCTGAGAGTTTTATAAATGAAAAGCAGGATTTGATTTATATGCTTTCGCATGATTTGAAAAATTTTGCCGGAAATCCGCAGGGACTGGCGAAACTAATTTTAAGTGAAAATCCATCTGAATCTGTAAAACATTTAGCCGATTTAATTTGCGAATCGACTAATTTACAGTTTCGTTACATCGAAAACTTCATAAAATTATTAAAAGAGCAGGATCAGATTTCAAAAATAACATCTGAATCCAGAATCATTAATTTCCAAAATATTCTGCCTCTTATAAATGAGCAGGTCGAACAGCGTTTATTAGACAAAAACATAATACTTAATTTAAGTCTTGAAATAGATGAAGCTAAACTTAGAATAGATGAAGGTCTCTTAGTTCAGGTGATTGTGAATTTGATTAGCAATGCTGTAAAATTCTCTTATTTTGACAGTGTAATTAAAGTCAGAATTTATAAAGAACAATCAGATTTGATTATAACAGTTGCCGACAGGGGAATTGGTTTTGATAAACATCAAATAGAAGAGT includes:
- a CDS encoding aspartate/glutamate racemase family protein; this encodes MKKIGLIGGISWVSTTDYYKLINLGINEKLGGLNFSECLVYSFNYADIKKNNDNNDWDSTFKMLFKGCEFLKSGGAEAIVLCANTMHLIADKLQEAIGLPVIHIAAETAIEIQKQNLKKVGLLGTKFTMELDFFKDKLKQKGIEAVIPASQEDKDFVHYTIFEELGRGIVTDETKKRYLEIADELIKNGAEGIILGCTEIPLVIKEGDLSVPIFDTTLIHAKAAVEFQLS
- a CDS encoding DUF6048 family protein; its protein translation is MKHTLKYTFSLCFLLSMFLGYSQVVIKDTVTVRDLDDQKPKTEVAAKPSVKEIKKDSISIKTDRYGLRVGVDLYKLTRGFYDKNYKGIEFTADWRLTKKYYIAAELGFEDKTTDDDRLNSTATGTYIKGGFDYNLYDNWLDMENLITIGLRGGFSSFSQDLNSYKIYNPNPYWGEQPAMSANQKYNGLSAAWLEVALGVKAKVFNNIFVGFGVQLKLLAMNNKPSGFDNLYIPGFNRTYDGSFGVGFNYTVSYFIPIYKKKTIVPEIINQAPKK
- a CDS encoding DUF6452 family protein, with protein sequence MKKIISLLLLFTFGLSSCEKDDICDANTPTTPRLVITFYDNAAPTSLKTVTNLKVVGEGKEDTDAIIFNETGTSVTKYLTNANTISIPLKTDAKTTTYKFIYNATSATPNIDVLTFNYETQSVYVSRACGFKTTFTLNPRDNTANSGLIRTDPAGDGLWMLNINVVNSNIELENETHVKVYF
- the rlmD gene encoding 23S rRNA (uracil(1939)-C(5))-methyltransferase RlmD, whose amino-acid sequence is MGRKNTDKVVFHQIQVLDAGAKGVSVAKAPDGKVIFIPNVVPGDVVDVQTFKKRKAYYEGKAVKFHELSEHRVDPICEHFGVCGGCKWQNMKYSQQLYYKQNEVKNHLQRIGKVELPEFETILGSEKQFFYRNKMEFSFSNSRWLTEKEIGSTEDLGNRNALGFHIPKMWDKILDIEKCHLQEDPSNAIRNEIRAFANEHNLAFFNPREHSGLLRTLMIRTASTGEIMVLIQFFEDDKANRELVLDHLYEKFPQITSLQYVVNAKQNDTIYDQDIKLYKGRNYILEEMEGLKFSINAKSFYQTNSDQAYELYKITRDYAGLTGEETVYDLYTGTGTIAQFVSKKAKKVIGVESVPEAILDAKANAERNNITNCEFFVGDMKVVFNEAFIAQHGKPDVIITDPPRDGMHAAVIDQILKIAPKKVVYVSCNSATQARDLALMDEKYKVTRVRPVDMFPQTHHVENVVLLELR
- a CDS encoding sensor histidine kinase codes for the protein MTLLATAITLMVLKQLIKPISIASKSLDDYRNSRKLSILPTEYTDEAGLLMCNIQESIYESESFINEKQDLIYMLSHDLKNFAGNPQGLAKLILSENPSESVKHLADLICESTNLQFRYIENFIKLLKEQDQISKITSESRIINFQNILPLINEQVEQRLLDKNIILNLSLEIDEAKLRIDEGLLVQVIVNLISNAVKFSYFDSVIKVRIYKEQSDLIITVADRGIGFDKHQIEELFKKFTKMSRLGTANESSTGIGLYLCKKIIEKNKGRLSALSEGKNKGAEFKIEFDIN